One part of the Sphingopyxis sp. PAMC25046 genome encodes these proteins:
- the addB gene encoding double-strand break repair protein AddB, producing MVDARPTLFSIPVQRAFADALAAGLIDRFADGALGLAQGLILLPSNRARSAVQAAFVRAGGAGLLMPRLAVIGDADLDENVALALDPIDESDAIPPAIDALKRRLMLAALIEKHDPPGEAPIAGAAAFQLAEGLGRVIDQLHYEEVAPARLADIESALGDLAGHWQASWRRLSLLVGEWPKLLAATGHIDRADRRNRLLDRVARGWRAAPPARFVVAAGVTTAAPAIARLLRTVADLPQGMVVLPGLDLGMADEEWEALGPVKADPEKPGERPFETHPQYHLKLLLGRMSVSREEVQPWDGTSPFDGPDARASFTSLLFAPAAYTARWQQTGDLRAGIAGVSAAVFADDGQEAQGIALMMRAALETPARTAALVTPDRALATRVAAALARWGIAVDDSAGQPLGQTPPGAVLLALAEFAAAFDPVRLIALLGHPLVRAGEARLGWLDQVRRLDLVLRGPGLVPGWDGVTMRIAERAADPQARSHDAAKLIDLWWADVASALQATLAPFAAGAPAPPAMLLGALQDALGWLTGEGVWTGHAGRALSELFDRWALAKGDGPALVAPADFPAMLADLLGGESVRPPYGGHPRLFIWGLLEARLQRADLMILGGLDEGRWPPQQNPDPWLAPGIRRMLGLAAPERQQGAAAHDFAGAFAAREVVVTRAQRSGGDPAVASRFWLRLAALAGELPEARLGDASVTALAAALDVPPGAIEPAQMPQPRPPADARPGQISVTGVDLLAKDPYAFYAGRILRLSVLDPLRAGPDPRWLGTRIHAFMEDWQRAGATPEALRIELDHLYCDPALDALARAFWFPRIEPALRWAAERVWEARAEGREPVAAEVPGVHELNGIRLSGKADRIDRLADSSLAIVDYKTGAAPSGSAAAEGLDNQLGLLGLLAEMGKVEGVAAGPVASLEYWSLKADRAKGTDGSIAPTHGSRRKLKTAEDAVARAYDAFAELTALYLLGDAPFAPGDAVKRFTDYDQLMRRDEWFGRGRDADGDAP from the coding sequence ATGGTTGATGCAAGGCCCACGCTTTTTTCCATTCCGGTCCAGCGGGCCTTCGCCGATGCGCTCGCGGCGGGGCTGATCGACCGCTTTGCCGACGGCGCGCTCGGACTCGCGCAGGGGTTGATCCTGCTGCCGAGCAACCGCGCGCGGAGCGCGGTGCAGGCGGCGTTCGTGCGCGCAGGCGGCGCGGGGCTGCTGATGCCGCGGCTCGCGGTGATCGGCGATGCCGACCTCGACGAGAATGTCGCGCTCGCGCTCGACCCGATCGACGAGAGCGACGCGATTCCACCCGCGATCGACGCGCTCAAGCGGCGGCTGATGCTCGCAGCGCTGATCGAAAAGCACGATCCGCCGGGCGAGGCGCCGATCGCCGGCGCCGCGGCCTTCCAGCTCGCCGAGGGGCTGGGACGCGTGATCGACCAGCTCCATTATGAGGAGGTCGCGCCGGCGCGGCTCGCCGATATCGAAAGCGCGCTCGGCGACCTCGCCGGGCATTGGCAGGCGTCGTGGCGGCGGCTGTCGCTGCTCGTCGGGGAATGGCCGAAGCTGCTCGCGGCGACGGGGCATATCGACCGCGCCGACCGCCGCAACCGGTTGCTCGATCGCGTGGCGCGGGGATGGCGCGCCGCGCCGCCGGCGCGCTTCGTTGTCGCGGCGGGCGTGACGACCGCGGCGCCCGCGATCGCGCGGTTGCTGCGCACCGTCGCCGACCTGCCGCAGGGCATGGTGGTGCTGCCGGGGCTCGACCTCGGCATGGCGGACGAGGAGTGGGAAGCGCTCGGCCCGGTGAAAGCCGATCCCGAAAAGCCCGGAGAGCGCCCATTCGAAACGCATCCGCAATATCATCTGAAGCTGCTGCTCGGGCGGATGAGCGTTTCGCGCGAAGAGGTGCAGCCGTGGGATGGAACATCGCCGTTCGACGGCCCCGATGCGCGCGCGTCCTTCACCTCGCTGCTCTTCGCACCCGCTGCCTATACCGCGCGCTGGCAGCAGACGGGCGACTTGCGTGCGGGCATCGCGGGGGTGAGCGCCGCGGTGTTCGCCGACGACGGGCAGGAGGCGCAGGGGATCGCGCTGATGATGCGCGCCGCGCTCGAAACCCCCGCACGCACCGCGGCGCTGGTGACCCCCGACCGCGCGCTTGCCACTAGGGTGGCGGCGGCGCTCGCGCGCTGGGGCATCGCGGTCGACGACAGCGCAGGGCAGCCGCTGGGGCAGACGCCGCCGGGGGCGGTGCTGCTCGCGCTCGCTGAATTCGCCGCGGCTTTCGATCCGGTGCGGCTTATCGCGCTGCTCGGGCATCCGTTGGTGCGCGCGGGCGAGGCGCGGTTGGGTTGGCTCGACCAGGTGCGGCGGCTCGATCTGGTGCTGCGCGGGCCGGGACTGGTGCCGGGCTGGGACGGGGTGACGATGCGGATCGCCGAGCGCGCCGCCGATCCGCAAGCGCGCAGCCACGACGCGGCGAAGCTGATCGACCTATGGTGGGCCGACGTCGCCTCCGCGCTGCAGGCGACGCTCGCACCGTTCGCGGCGGGCGCGCCGGCGCCGCCCGCGATGCTGCTCGGGGCGTTGCAGGACGCGCTCGGCTGGCTGACGGGCGAGGGGGTGTGGACGGGCCATGCCGGGCGCGCGCTGTCCGAGCTGTTCGACCGCTGGGCGCTGGCGAAGGGCGACGGCCCGGCGCTCGTCGCGCCCGCCGATTTCCCGGCGATGCTGGCCGATTTGCTCGGGGGCGAAAGCGTGCGGCCGCCCTATGGCGGGCATCCGCGGCTGTTCATCTGGGGGTTGCTCGAAGCGCGGCTGCAGCGCGCCGACCTGATGATTTTGGGCGGCCTCGACGAGGGGCGCTGGCCGCCGCAGCAAAACCCCGATCCGTGGCTTGCGCCGGGCATCCGCCGGATGCTCGGGCTCGCGGCGCCCGAGCGCCAGCAGGGCGCGGCGGCGCATGACTTCGCGGGCGCCTTCGCGGCGCGCGAGGTGGTGGTGACGCGCGCGCAGCGTAGCGGCGGCGACCCCGCGGTCGCGTCGCGCTTCTGGCTGCGGCTCGCGGCGCTCGCGGGCGAACTGCCCGAGGCGCGGCTGGGGGACGCAAGCGTGACCGCGCTCGCGGCGGCGCTCGACGTGCCGCCGGGCGCGATCGAGCCCGCGCAGATGCCGCAACCGCGCCCGCCCGCCGACGCGCGGCCGGGCCAGATCAGCGTCACCGGCGTCGACCTGCTCGCGAAGGACCCCTACGCATTTTACGCGGGGCGCATCCTGCGGCTTTCGGTTCTCGACCCGCTGCGCGCCGGGCCCGATCCGCGCTGGCTGGGCACGCGCATTCACGCGTTCATGGAGGACTGGCAGCGGGCGGGGGCGACGCCAGAGGCGCTGAGGATCGAACTCGACCACCTCTATTGCGACCCGGCGCTCGATGCGCTCGCGCGCGCTTTCTGGTTTCCGCGGATCGAGCCTGCGTTGCGCTGGGCGGCCGAACGCGTGTGGGAAGCGCGCGCCGAGGGGCGCGAACCGGTCGCGGCCGAGGTGCCCGGCGTGCATGAACTCAACGGCATTCGGCTGTCGGGCAAGGCCGACCGGATCGACCGGCTTGCCGACTCCAGTCTTGCGATCGTCGATTACAAGACCGGTGCGGCGCCGAGCGGCAGCGCGGCCGCGGAAGGGCTCGACAATCAATTGGGGCTGCTCGGGCTGCTCGCCGAAATGGGCAAGGT
- the tsaE gene encoding tRNA (adenosine(37)-N6)-threonylcarbamoyltransferase complex ATPase subunit type 1 TsaE yields MTGFSVRYDLADAERIGAAIGAILRPGDVVLLSGDLGAGKTTLARAMLKTRGLAGEAPSPTFAIVQPYAPPEVDLPVAHVDLYRIDDEEELMELGLDDYLYDGALLIEWPERLGGEGWPDALSLRISGEGSARVLTADVPAAWGARWPLR; encoded by the coding sequence ATGACGGGTTTTTCGGTGCGCTACGACCTCGCCGATGCCGAACGGATCGGGGCCGCGATCGGCGCTATCTTGCGACCGGGCGATGTCGTGCTGCTGTCGGGCGACCTCGGCGCCGGCAAGACGACGCTGGCGCGCGCGATGCTGAAGACGCGCGGGCTGGCGGGCGAAGCACCTAGCCCGACCTTTGCGATCGTCCAGCCCTATGCGCCGCCCGAGGTCGACCTGCCCGTCGCGCACGTCGATCTCTACCGGATCGACGACGAGGAGGAACTGATGGAACTCGGGCTCGACGACTATCTTTACGACGGCGCCTTGCTGATCGAATGGCCAGAGCGGCTGGGCGGCGAAGGCTGGCCGGACGCGCTGAGCCTGCGCATTTCGGGCGAGGGCAGCGCGCGCGTCTTGACAGCCGATGTGCCTGCGGCTTGGGGAGCAAGATGGCCGCTCCGATGA
- a CDS encoding nucleotidyltransferase family protein: protein MSTRIESAMVMAAGLGKRMRPLTATRPKPLVRVAGKALIDHSLDRIEAAGVKHVVVNVHYLADALEAHLAAQKRKFTIAISNERDLLLETGGGMVKALPQLTGDPILIVNSDNIWTDGPQDSIRHLARHWDGERMDALLLLIRQASATGHGGRGDFHMDPAGRLSRRKPGRIAPFVYTGIQLISPRLLDGAPEGPFSTNILWDRAIAAGRLYGLSHMGQWFDVGTPASIAPTEAALTDG from the coding sequence GTGAGTACAAGGATCGAAAGCGCGATGGTGATGGCGGCGGGGCTCGGCAAGCGGATGCGTCCGTTGACGGCTACCCGGCCCAAGCCGCTGGTGCGCGTCGCGGGCAAGGCGCTGATCGATCACAGCCTCGACCGGATCGAGGCGGCGGGAGTCAAGCATGTCGTCGTCAACGTCCATTATCTCGCCGACGCGCTCGAAGCCCATCTGGCGGCGCAGAAGCGCAAGTTCACGATCGCGATTTCGAACGAGCGCGACCTGCTGCTCGAAACCGGGGGCGGGATGGTCAAGGCGCTGCCGCAGCTTACGGGCGACCCGATCCTGATCGTCAACAGCGACAACATCTGGACCGACGGGCCGCAGGACAGCATCCGGCACCTCGCGCGCCATTGGGACGGCGAGCGGATGGACGCGTTGCTGCTGCTGATCCGGCAGGCGAGCGCGACGGGGCACGGCGGGCGCGGCGATTTCCACATGGACCCGGCGGGCCGGCTGTCGCGGCGCAAGCCGGGGCGGATCGCGCCCTTCGTTTATACCGGAATCCAGCTCATCTCGCCGCGGTTGCTCGATGGCGCCCCCGAGGGACCGTTCTCGACCAACATACTCTGGGATCGCGCGATCGCGGCGGGGCGGCTCTACGGCCTGTCGCACATGGGCCAGTGGTTCGACGTCGGCACCCCGGCGAGCATCGCGCCGACCGAAGCCGCGCTGACGGATGGTTGA
- a CDS encoding phosphotransferase: protein MIPPPHAPAFLAAHGWGDAEILPLAGDASFRRYFRVVDKGRQAVLMDAPPPHEDPRPFIAVAEYLCEQGLTAPTILARDLERGLLLIDDFGDVRLRETVDEALHEEADYYAGVTDLLVHLHARPPMTGLPVHGLDQWLDEVMLFTDWYCPAFDLEVDRDAFRAAWAEVLTPVEHDGLPRVTVLRDYHAENIMLVPGKRGIAHYGLLDFQDALVGHPAYDLASVLEDARRDVSPAVEAAMLARYEAATGQHIEDAYWALAAQRNTRILGVFVRLWKRDNKPHYKSFQPRMWGLLERDLAHPALVPVRQWFDANVPASKRAEAWL, encoded by the coding sequence ATGATTCCGCCTCCCCATGCCCCGGCTTTCCTGGCTGCGCATGGTTGGGGCGATGCCGAGATTTTGCCGCTCGCCGGCGATGCGTCTTTTCGCCGCTATTTCCGTGTCGTCGACAAGGGGCGACAGGCGGTACTCATGGACGCGCCGCCGCCGCACGAAGACCCGCGCCCGTTCATCGCGGTCGCCGAATATCTGTGCGAACAGGGGCTGACCGCACCGACGATCCTCGCGCGCGATCTGGAGCGCGGCCTGCTTCTGATCGACGATTTCGGCGACGTGCGGCTGCGGGAAACGGTCGATGAGGCGCTGCACGAGGAGGCCGACTATTATGCGGGGGTGACCGACCTGCTCGTTCACCTCCACGCGCGCCCGCCAATGACAGGGCTGCCGGTTCATGGACTCGACCAGTGGCTCGACGAGGTCATGCTGTTTACCGACTGGTATTGCCCCGCCTTCGATCTGGAGGTTGACCGCGATGCGTTCCGCGCCGCTTGGGCCGAAGTACTGACCCCGGTCGAGCATGACGGCCTCCCGCGCGTCACCGTGCTGCGCGACTATCATGCCGAAAATATCATGCTGGTGCCCGGCAAGCGGGGCATCGCGCATTATGGCCTGCTCGATTTCCAGGACGCACTTGTCGGCCATCCGGCTTATGACCTCGCCTCGGTGCTCGAGGATGCGCGGCGCGACGTTAGTCCCGCGGTTGAGGCGGCGATGCTCGCGCGCTACGAGGCGGCGACGGGGCAGCACATCGAAGACGCCTACTGGGCGCTAGCGGCGCAGCGCAACACGCGTATTCTCGGCGTCTTCGTTCGGCTGTGGAAACGCGATAACAAGCCGCATTACAAGAGCTTCCAACCGCGCATGTGGGGACTGCTCGAACGCGACCTTGCGCATCCGGCGCTTGTCCCGGTTCGGCAATGGTTCGACGCCAATGTCCCCGCTTCAAAGCGGGCGGAGGCGTGGTTGTGA